The genomic segment CGGCATCGCCTTCGATGGGGGGCTCCTCGAGATCTCTATCGACAGTCTGGCCTACGAGCCCCTGGTTCCCGCGGGCGGCTACACGCACACGATCCATGACCGCGGCTACGGCGGTCCCTTCGCCGAAGGCACCGCCTGCTACTCGGGGACGTTCGGCTGGACCCGCGTGGAGATCGACTTGAGCTCCTACGTCGGATCGATCCAGATCAGGTTCCGCTTCGGCTCGGACTCCACGGGAGCGGGCGCAGGCTGGACCATCGATGACATCGAGGTGAGGGGCCTCGACGAGGCCGCCGACGCTCCCGACGCGCGCTTCCTCTCCGCGGGCCTGGTTCTGGACCCGGCGCAGCCGAACCCGTTCGAAACGGATGCGCGGATCACGCTGCGGATCCCTTACGAAGGGCGCGTGAGGCTCCTGATCGTCGATTCCTCGGGCCGCGCGGTCCGGACCCTGATGGACGAGACCTGCGTTCCCGGGGAGAGGTCGGTCGTCTGGGACGGACGGAGCGACGCCGGACGCGCGCTTCCCAGCGGCGTCTATTACTCCATCGTGCGACAGGACGGCGCCCGCGCCACGGGACGGATGGTCCTCGTGAAGTGACCTTGCTCCAGGGCATCGCGCCGGGCATGATATCGGTTCCCTAGACCGAGCGGCCCGGACCCACTGAAGCCGGCTCCGCGAAATCGGGGCCGGTCTTGCTTTCGGGGAGGCGATGCAAAACTACGACCTGATCTGCTTCGACGTGGATGGCACCCTCGTGGTCCATCCTGATGAGAAGGTCGTCTGGGAGGTCATGAACCGTCGCTTCACCGGCGACGACACCGTCAACCACAGCAGGTTCCGCCAGTATCTCGATCGGGAGATCACCTACGCCGATTGGGTCGCCCTCGACGTCGGCGACTGGATGCGCGCGGGGGCCACGCGGGGGCAGATGATCCAGGCCCTCGGGGACCTGAGGCTGATCGACGGGGCGCACGAGGCGCTCGCGGAGCTGAAGCGGCGCGGCTACAAGCTCGCCATCATCTCCGGGACCCTGGACATCGTGATCGACACCCTGCTTCCGGAGCATCCCTTCGATGATGTCTACGTCAATCGGCTCCTCTTCGACGACAGCGGCCTGCTGATCGGATGCCTGGCCACCCCCTACGACGTGGATGGAAAGGCGCGCGGTCTGAGGGACATGGCCGCCAGGGAAGGAATCGACCTTCTCCGCTGCGCCTTCGTCGGCGACGCCTTCAACGACGTTGAGGTGGCCCGGGAGGCAGGCTACTCGATCGCCTTCAATCCCAAGAGCAAGGAGCTCGAGGAGGTCGCGGATCTGATCGTTCGGGCCGATGACCTCCGGGCCCTTCTGCCCCTCTTTCCGCAAGACTGAGCCGCTCGCCCGCCGATTTCCCGCTTGACAGAGCTGCTAGCAGATTGATATCGTAAAGATATCAGAAAGGGGGTCATCATGATCCGCGAACGGGACGCGAAGTCCGCCAATGGCTATCTCATGCTCCTGGTCTGCCTGGCCCTGCTCGTGGGGACGGTTCTCTG from the Candidatus Eisenbacteria bacterium genome contains:
- a CDS encoding HAD-IB family phosphatase, giving the protein MQNYDLICFDVDGTLVVHPDEKVVWEVMNRRFTGDDTVNHSRFRQYLDREITYADWVALDVGDWMRAGATRGQMIQALGDLRLIDGAHEALAELKRRGYKLAIISGTLDIVIDTLLPEHPFDDVYVNRLLFDDSGLLIGCLATPYDVDGKARGLRDMAAREGIDLLRCAFVGDAFNDVEVAREAGYSIAFNPKSKELEEVADLIVRADDLRALLPLFPQD